The Prodigiosinella aquatilis region GCTCCACCAACGCATTGTCGATACTCACCCGGATAGGCGTACCCGTCGGCCAGACAATCCATCGATAGTTAAGTAATTCGTGCCAACTGATGCTGCTTCGCTGCACCAACGGATGATTCCGCCCACTGACGAAGCAGATGGGTTCGGTATACAGCACCCGATAATTCAGCGGCAACTCCAGTGCCCGGCCGCCAACACGTCCCACTGCAACATCGATCTTGCCGGAAAGCAGACTTTGCAGCAGCGGTGTCATCACGTTCTCCACTACATGTAGCCGTAACGTCGGGTAGTCAGCCGTTAGTGGCAAAAGCGCCATGGCGACGCAATCTGTCGCCACTGGGGAGCAACCGACGATCAGGCTGCCCTGCGACCCCTGTTTAAACTGCTCAATATCGACACGAGAGCGTTCCAGATCATTGAGGATACGCCGCGCGTGTTCCAGCATCAGCCGCCCGCCTGAGGAGGGGCGCAGCCCTTTACTGTGGCGTTCGAACAATGTCAGGCCGATCTCCTCCTCTAATGCGCTGAGCCATTTTGATAAGGCCGGCTGAGTGATATTCATCATCGTGGCGACCTGCGAGAGGTTGCCTTGATCGCCGATGCACACCAGCAGCCGCAGATGGTGCACTTTCAACTTTTGGGTCCAGTCACTCACAGATATAACCTCCAGGTTATAGGTCGGGCTGAAATACCATTATCTTTTCACATCACCACGCAGCATACTATTCACAATTTCGCAACATAACTCACAAAAACAACAATAAACACATCCTCAACCCTACAATCGCGAGGCTAAAAGATGAATAAACCGCGTAGCATGACAATTCAGGAAGTCATTGATGCGGCACCTGTGTCCGCCTTTCAGTGGCGGGTACTGGTCTGTTGCTTTCTGGTTGTCACTCTGGACGGATTCGACACCGCAGCCATCGGTTTTATCGCACCAGCCATTCGGCAGGAATGGCAGCTTGATGCGGCGCGCCTGGCGCCACTCTTCGGTGCAGGGCTATTCGGCCTGATGTTGGGCGCACTACTGTTCGGGCCATTGGCGGACCGCTTTGGCCGCAAGAACGTCATGTGGCTGAGTGTGGCGTTTTTTGGCCTGATGGGTGTGCTTTCCGCCTTTGCGCCAGACATGACCACACTAACGTTGCTGCGCTTTCTCACCGGGCTTGGACTGGGGGGCGCCATGCCCAACGCCATTACGTTGACCTCGGAATTTGTGCCTGCCCGCCGTCGTGCCGGGTTGGTTACGCTCATGTTCTGCGGTTTTACGCTTGGTTCGGCACTCGGCGGCGTGGTTAGCGCCCAGTGGATCCCGGTGCTTGGCTGGCAGGGTATTTTGATTCTCGGCGGCGCCTTACCGCTGGCGCTGAGCCTGGTGTTGCTGTGGCTCCTTCCGGAGTCGCCGCGTTATCGCGTGTTACGCGGCAAACAGCCGGAGAAAGTGGCTGAGGTGCTACATAACATCACGGGAAAAGACTACCACGACGTGACATTTCGGCTGGACGAAAACAAGGCCGTAACACACAGCGGAAAAAACGCCGTCACCGCGCTGTTCGCGCTGGGCATTCTCCCAGTCACGCTCTTGCTGTGGTGTGTGTTTTTTATGAGCATGCTGATCATTTACTCCCTGTCGAGCTGGCTACCGACCATGCTGAATAGCGGCGGTATTGATCTCCAGCATGCAGCCTGGGTGACCACTGCATTTCAGATTGGCGGCACCGCAGGCGCTTTGTTGATCGGCCAGCTAATGGATCGCTTCAATCCTTACTGGACACTGGCGATCAGTTACGCCCTGGGAGCGGGATTCATTGTCCTGATCAGCACCAGTGAAGGATCGCTGTGGGCAATGTCTCTGGCGGTACTGGGCACCGGTATCGGCATCAGTGGATCGCAGGTTGGGCTGAACGCGTTATCCGCGTCGCTGTACCCCACTCACTGCCGCGCTACTGGTGTGAGTTGGTCGAACGCTATGGGACGTTGTGGTGCCATCATTGGATCGCTCAGCGGTGGAATGTTGCTGGCCTGGCAGATTTCTTTCCACGTGATGCTCTTGGTGATGGCCCTACCAGCCCTAACGGCCGCTATCGCCCTGATCATGTTGTGGATGTACGGACGACGCACAGCGTTCGCTGTTAACACCGCGCAAGTCTCCGCGCTCAGTAAATCATAAGGAGTCTGACATGTACGAAATTAATACTACAGCCACTGATCGTCGGGAACATTTTTATCAGGGAATCTCCGGGCTGAACCTGTCACCGCTCTGGGAATCGCTGCATCGACTGGTACCGCAAACGCCACATACATCCTCGGTGCCTGCTTTGTGGAACTATCAGCAGGTACGTCCTTTCCTGATGAAAAGCGGCGAGCTCATTGGCGCGAAAGAAGCGGTTCGCCGAGTGCTGGTTCTGGAAAACCCGGCGCTGCGAGGCAAGTCATCGATCACCTCATCCTTGTACGCCGGGTTGCAGTTGATTATGCCGGGCGAAGTCGCGCCGAGTCACCGCCATACCCAGTCTGCACTGCGTTTTATCGTGGAAGGCCAAGGGGCTTTTACCGCCGTGGACGGTGAGCGCACCATGATGCATCCAGGTGATTTTATCCTGACCCCGCAGTGGTGTTGGCACGACCATGGTAATCCCGGCAACGAACCGGTGGTGTGGCTCGATGGTCTCGATTTGCCGCTGGTCAATTTCCTGGGTTGCGGTTTCGCCGAAAATTATCCAGAAGACCAGCAGCCGGTAATCCGCCCGATGGGGGACTACCTACCGCGCTATGCCGCCAACATGTTGCCGGTACGCTATCAGTCAGGAAATTCATCACCCATTTTCAACTATCGCTATGACCGCAGCCGCGATGTGCTGGAGCAACTCAGCCGCAATGGAGACCCGGACGAATGCGAAGGTTTTAAGCTACGTTATATCAACCCCGCCAACGGCGGCCATCCGATGCCGACTATGGCGACCTTTATGCAACTGTTGCCGCACGGGCTGACGACACAGCCTATCCGCGCCACCGATAGCACCATTTATCACGTGGTGGAGGGGGAAGGCCGGGTCACCATCGGCCAGGAGCAATTCATTTTCGCGCCGAAAGATATCTTCGTGGTGCCTTCCTGGATACCCCTCAGTATTGAAAGTCTGGCGGATACCGTGCTGTTCAGTTTTTCCGATCGCCCGGTACAGGAAGCCCTGGGGCTATTTCGTGAAAAACGTGGCTGATGCGCTATTTACGTGCATTTATTTGAATAATTGATATTTTTTTAAGGAGTTCGTTATGAGTCAGTATGTTTTTCCGCCTGCTCCACAGGTTGCTATCCCCGTTGTCGGCAGCAATACCCTGTTTCCAGTGCACAGGGTCTACTGCGTCGGGCGTAACTACGCCGCACATGCCCGGGAGATGGGGTTCGATCCTGATCGTGAACCGCCATTCTTTTTCTGCAAACCGTCCGATGCGGTCGTCCCGGTCTTGGAGGGCGAAACGCTGATGCTGGATTACCCGGCGCAGACCGACAATTACCACTACGAAATCGAGCTGGTGGTAGCCATTGGTAAAGGTGGAAAAGACATCCCGATAACAGAAGCGCTGAGCCATGTTTACGGCTACGCCACTGGGCTGGACATGACCCGTCGCGATCGTCAGATGGATATGCGCAAGATGGGCCGCCCTTGGGAAATTGGCAAAGCATTTGACCGTTCCGCTCCCATCGGGCCGGTGCATCCGGTGGCGGGTTGCCCAAACATCGAGCAGGCGGCGATCTGGTTGCAAGTCAATGGCGAAGATCGGCAACGCAGCGGTGTGAACTTCCTGATCTGGTCGGTAGCGGAAACCATCAGCTATCTGTCTGCTTTTTTTGAACTGCAACCAGGTGACTTGATTTACACCGGCACGCCGGAAGGTGTAGGGCCGGTGGTCAAAGGCGACACAATCACTTGTGGCGTTGAAGGGTTGACCGAACTGACTGTGGCTATTCGCTAAAGGCACATAAAAGGATGAAATCATGAAGTTATTCACCTTTTTCAACAGCTCGGCATCTTACCGCGTCCGCATTGCGCTGGCGTTAAAAGGCATTCGCTACGATGCTGTGGGTGTTAACATCCGTAATGGCGAACAGTATCATGATGATTATCTGGCGCTAAATCCAATGGGCGTTGTGCCAGTCTTGATTACCGATAGCGGGCAGCAGATAGGCCAGTCACTGGCTATCATTGACTACCTCGATCGCCGTTATCCGGAGCCGCGTTTGATACCGGATGATGAACAGCAACGGGCGCAGGTGTTGGAGATTGCCTTCGCCATTGCTTGCGATATCCATCCGGTCAACAACATGCGCATCCTGCACTACCTGGGCGACGAGCTGGATGTGTCTGAAACGGAGAAAAAACGTTGGTATGCCCACTGGGTCAAACAAGGGCTCGGAGCGGTGGAACGCTTACTGGAGCGGGGAGATGCTGGCGACTACTGCGTTGGTGGGCGCGTTACACTGGCTGACTGTTGCCTGATTCCACAGTGGGCCAATGCCAAACGCATGGGATGCGACCTGTCTGCTTATTCGTACTGCCAGCGGATTTATCAGCACTGCACCGTGCTACCGGCGTTTATTGCCGCTGTACCCGAGAGGCAGGCTGACGTCATCCCTGCATAAGTGGGGGATGACTCTCCTCGTTTTCGCGGGGAGAGTCATCGCGATCCGTTGTTATCTGCCAGGGTTAGTGTGAACGTCAGGGAAACGCTGCTGTAATTCTTTCCAATCTGGCGCTCCTGCGGCCCCCTGGCTGGCAACCACACAGGCCGCGACACGATTTGCCAAATCAACCGCATCATGTAATGACCAGTCGGCTGCCAGGCCAGCGAGCAAGCCACCACAGTGGGCATCGCCTGCACCAATGGTATCGACTACATCAACTTTATAGGCTGGCACTTCCTGCGCGGCAGCGTCGGGAGGACAAATCCAGGCTCCGGCCTTATCCAACCGGCAAATCAGCCATAGTCCGTTTTGTTTCGCATAATGGGATGCCTGTGCGACAGTATCACCCCCGCCACACAGGTAGCGAGTTTCATCCCGGTTTAACGTCAACATCGTATTTGTGCCGGGTAATGCCTGAAAGAATGTGGCCGGAATATCCGCAATCCGTGGGCCAGGATCGAGCAGTTTGCGTTGCGGTTGGTTCAACAGCCATTCACGCAGGGCAGCACCAGTTTCTCCGGCAAGTTCATAGCCGCTGGCATAGATCAGCGCATTTTCTGGCGGTGAGAGCCGTTGCAATAATTCTGGTGTCCAGATGGACTCGCAACCGGTAATGGACACAAACGTGCGGTCATTACCATCCCGCTCCGCCAGTGCCAGGCACCAGCCGTTGTCTCTTTCCTGATTGCGTAATAAAACGGGAAGGCCGAGTTTAGTCATGGCCTGCTCGACCATCTGTCCCCAGTGGCCGTTGCCGACAGGCATACCGTTAATCACGGGAACCTGTAACTGACAGAGAGCTCTGGCAACGTTAAACGCACAGCCACCGACTTGTCGTCCACCATCTTCGGCTTCAATATCCTCGCCACTGAACGGCAGACGTTCCACCGATAACACCATGTCGCATACGGCACCACCGATAGCCACCACGGGCACTTTGGCATGAAAAATACTCATAGCTGTTTTTCCTGTGGCTTAATCATCAGAAATAACGCGTAAGTCACCAGGCTGATACCAAAAGAGATAAAAATGCCGAGACTGGAGCTGGCAAAAATGCCTTTTGCCAGTGGGCCATCAATGAATCCGGTTTTGGTGACCATTAATCCGCTCAGGGCGCCTAACGCCCAGCAGAACAGCGGTACCCAGCGGACGCCCTGATTTTTACCGTCCAAACCGAACAGTGCCGCAGTGTTATAGCCGTGGTGCTGACGCAACCAGAGGTAATCCAGAATGAACATCGCCGCCCAGGCTGCCAGAAAGACGCCGCAAAAAATCAGAAACGAGATGAATGGTGTCAGAAAGTCGCCGGAAACAAACAGGACGTAAATAGACACACCCAACATCAGGATGGCGTCTATTGCTACGGCGATGGACTGAGGTACTTTGATACCAATCGTCAGCAGGTTGAGACTGGCGGAGTAAAGGCTCAGTACCGCAATGGTCACAATCCCGGCTGTGGCAGCCAGCAGATAGGGAACGGACATCCAGGGTGGCAGCACGGTACCAATCAACGCGATGGGATTCGCAGAACTGGCCAGATCCGGCAACTGTGAGGACAACAGGATACCGGCCAGCATCAGAACTACCAGTGGCAGACAGGCCCCACCTACCACGGCATAAAAGAGGTGATTGCGTGAGGTAGTGGGACTTTGATAGCGGCTGTAGTCGGCACCAGCGATGGTCCAACCTATACCTGTGCCAGCGGCAATCACCGAAACTGCTGGTAAAAAACCGGTCAGCCAATTGCCGGAAGGCATACTCAACACCTGAGCCCAGGGGGTATCGAATAAAATATAAACCGCCACAATCAAGGTCATGGTGCCAAAGATCTTGCTGAACCAGCTTTGCATCATGAACAGCGTATTCTGGCCTAGCAGGCTGACGATAATCGTCAGACCGGCAAACAGCAGCAGGCATACGGCAGTCAGCGTCGTACTGGCGCTAAATCCTAACGCTTCAAAGAGTGCCGCCAGTGTCATGGTACCGGTAATGACATTCACCGCTTCCCAACCGATAAGGTTAAACCAGCTAAAGGCGGTGGGAGCGATGTTGCCTTGCAGACCAAAAATGGTTCGTGAGAGCGTCAGGGTAGAAGTACGACCGGTTTGGCCGGCAAAAGAGGTGTAACCCACCAGGGAAAAACTGGCAACGCCGACCACTGCCGCCAGTACTGATTGAATAAAGGACAAGCCAAACGAGACGATAATAGCACCATAAACAATACCGAGGATGCCGATGTTAGCCGCGCACCAGATCCAGAAAAGTTGCATTGGGTTGCCGGTGCGTTCTGCTTCCGGCACCAGGTCAATACCGGTATTTTCTACTTTCCATGTTTTGTTTTGCTGGTATGTATCTTGTTGCTGGATTTCACCCATGTCGGCGTACTCCTTTTCAGCCTGAGCTCAGAGAGAATAGCGGCAAGGGGGATGAAATCAACCGAGTTGGCCTGATTGATTGTAGAGATCCATGCCGCAGGAAAAGCACTGATACCGTGCAACGCGCCACAAATAGCGGTTGCCATGGCACCTATCGTATCCGTATCACCACCAAGATTGGCGGCTAATATGGCACAGCGCTGGGGGATGGTTGCGGCGAGTTCGACAATGGCCAGTGCCATTGGCACTGATTCCAGAGTATCCATACCTGCACCCAGCGTATCATAAAGCTCTGATAGTGCCAGGGGATCGGGTAAGTCTCGAAGGTTCTCTACAAACGTGAGTGCCTGCATAATTCGGCGGCCCAATTGCGGGCAAAAAGTGGTGATATGTTGCTGCTGAACTTCTTCCGTGAGTACAGGTAATTCAGCCTTTATCTCTTCCCAACTGGCACCTTCAATAGCGCGGCTGATTGCCCAGGCAATGGCAAAAGCACCTGCAACAGCGATATCTGATTTATGGGTAGGGCTGGATGCCTGCCGTACCGCGTCAATAAATGCCATTTTATCGGTGGTTGCCATCAGGCAGCCTACTGGCGCGATACGCATGGCCGCACCATTGGTTACACCATTGGCAACGATGTCATGAACGGAAATACCCGTTCGGATAGCGTTTAATGCGGCCTTGGAGCTGGGACCCAGCACATTTTTTTCAAACGCATTGATGTGGTCGGCCCAAGACAAAATATGTTTGGCAATACGCTCGGGCTCAACTTCACCATTGGCTTCAATAACAGCATTTAATAACGCAATGGCTTGCTGTGTATCGTCTGTATATTCGCCGGCAATAAATCCCTTCGCGGCGATGTTTTCATCAGGACCGGGCAAGAAATCGCTAATCCAGCCAAAATAGTGGCGGACCTTTTCCTGCGGCCATAGTTCTGATGGCATCCCCATCGCGTCACCCACAGCTTGCCCATACAAGCAGCCGAGGATGGCGTCGTGAGGATTTCTCTTTGCGGTCATGAAATGACACCTGGTGTTGGCTCTGATACCTGATTCCTATTTTTAAATGTACAAAAAGCACTCGACAATAGCAAGTCCAATTTAATGCCTTTATAATGCCAATATAAAGCCTAAGGGCTTTGTTATTGTCTACTGGCACATTCGATGGGTTGTGATTCACAATAAATAATGATGTCGGATTTACTACGATAACTATAAGGCAACTATGCAAGCGCTTTTGACCAAAGTACGGGGAATATTGGAGCAGCCATCGTCGGCTCCCCGTTATATGCAGTTGGCTGCTGCTCTGGAGCTATGCATTGGCCAATACAATAATCTTTCCGGGCAGTTTTTGCCGCCGGAGCGACAGATTGTCCAGTCACTGGGGCTTTCACGTGTAACGGTTTCCCGTTCGCTGGCACTACTGGAAGAAAAAGGGCTGATTGTGCGGCAGCAGGGAGTGGGCACTCGTATTACTCAGCAATTAGATTATGCACTGAATAAAGAGGACGTGGGATTTACTGCGCAGATACAGCAACGCGGTGGTATCGCCGGTAATATCTGGCTGGAGCGTACCCAATTGCCCATCCCTTCAGCGTTGATAGCAGAAATGAAACTGTCGGCTGGTGCGATGGTAACCAAGCTACGCCGGGTGCGTCTGCTCAATGACGAACCCATATCGTTAGAGACGGTATGGATCCCGCAAGAGTGGTTACCGCACCCCGAGGAAGTGGAACTTTCACTGTATCAATATTGGGCGGATCGCAATATTTTCCCACAAAACAAACGCTATCGGCTGCGAGCAGTGAGCTGCATGCCCGAGATTGCCGAACACCTGGGCGTTTTGGCAGGCACGCCACTGCTGTTAAGCCGTCAGCATACTTATAACGCTCATGGTGATCTGTTGGAATACTGTGAAATTTATTGCCGTAGTGATATCTACGAGTTTCAGGTGTCAGAATAAACTCCATCCACCAGCGACATGGCCGGTGGATGTCTGGTTTTGATAGCAGATGTTATTGACGTGGTGCATCAGGATCAGGGCCTAATCGTTTACCGCAGTCCAGCTTGGCAATTTCACTCAGCTCCTCTTTATCCAGACGGAAATCGAATACATCGAAATTTTCCTGGATACGGGTAGGTGTGACTGATTTTGGAATAACGACAAAGCCATTATCCAGGTGCCAGCGGATGACAATCTGCGCTGGTGTTTTGCCATATTTTATGGCCAGCGCACGAATAATCGGCTGATCAAAAACCCCTTCACCACCCTGAGCCAGCGGACTCCAGGATTCGGTCTGGATATGATGAGTGGCATTCCAGGTATTGAGGGGGCGTTGTTGCATCAGCGGGTGCAATTCTATCTGGTTGATAACCGGAAAAATGCCTGTTTCATCTTTCAGTCGTTGCAAGTGGTGGGGATGGAAGTTACTGACGCCAATGCTTTTGGTCAGTCCCTGTTCTTGTAGTTTGATGAGCCCTCGCCAGGCGTCAGCGTAGCTATCCTGCTGAGGTAACGGCCAGTGAATCAGATAAAGATCGACGTAATCCAGCTGTAGTTTGCGCAGACTCTCTTCCAACGCTTTCTGTGTATGTTTCTGATCAGCATTCCACAGTTTGGTGGTAATAAACACCTGTTCCCGGGGGAGATTTGCCGCCTTTAAGGCCTGACCGACACCCTCTTCATTCTTGTAGATGGCGGCGGTATCAATCGCCCGATAACCGGTTTTCAGGGCTTCAGTAACCGCAGTGATGGCCTCTTCATTACTGGCCCGCCAGACACCTAGCCCCAATTGCGGCATAAGGTTTCCGTCGGCCAGCTTGATCATCGGGTGCATCGTCATGTCACTCTCCTTTTCCGATGGTTTAATCGCAGTCATCTGCGCTTAAACGACGTTATTGATACTGAACCGGCAAAATGTCCGTCATTATGGTGTTATGCCGTTCAGTCAAGAAAATCGAGTATCAGAGGCGATGATGGAAGAGGTACTTATCCGGCCGGCGTAATAAGCCCCGCATCGCGGGGCTTATAGCATTTACAGCGCAGCAATGATCGCCTGTTGTTCCTGTAGTTTAGCCTTGTCTGCGGCATAACTATCCAGTTTTTCACGTTCTTTAGCGACGACAGCCGCCGGCGCACGAGCCACAAAGCCTTCATTGGACAGCTTGCTTTCGATACGGCCGATTTCAGCGTCGATTCTGGCAACTTCTTTCACCAGACGATCCAGTTCTGCGGCTTTATCGATCAAACCCGCCATTGGTATCAGCAGTTCCGTACCGTCCACCAGTTTGGTGACAGACACCGGACCTTTATCTCCGGCTGGCAGAATAGTGATGCTCTCCAGACGAGCCAGCGTTTGCAGGAAGCTACGGTTCTGTTCCACACGACGCCGGGCTTCAGCACTGGTATCACGCAATAGCACATCCAATGGCTTGCCGGGTGCGATGTTCATTTCAGCGCGAATGTTACGTATCGCGATGATGGCCTGCTTGATCCATTCCAGATCGTTCAGTGCCTGAGTATCTTCCTGTGCGGCATCAAATGTCGGGAACGGCTGTAGCATAATTGTGTCGGCCGTAATTCCCTTCAACACTTTCACTCTCTGCCAGATGGTTTCTGTGATGAACGGAATAATCGGATGCGCCAGACGCAACAATGCTTCCAGTACCTGTACCAATGTATGACGGGTGCCGCGCAGTTCAGCATCACTGCCACCATTCATCACCGGTTTGGTCAGTTCCAGATACCAGTCACAGAACTGGTTCCAGGTAAATTCGTACAACACATTGGCAGCCAGATCAAAGCGATAGCTATCCAGTGCTTCACGGTAGGCTTTCACCGTGCGGTTGAATTCCGCCAGAATCCAGCGATCTGCCAGCGACAACACTTTATCGCCGCCCTGCGCACCACAATCCTGACCTTCTGTGTTCATCAGTACAAAACGGCTGGCGTTCCACAGTTTGTTACAGAAGTTTCGATATCCTTCCAGACGCTTCATGTCCCAGTTGATATCGCGGCCGGTGGACGCCAACGCCGCCAGCGTGAACCGCAAGGCATCAGTACCGTGGGGTTCAATACCATTCGGGAACTGTTTCTCGGTACGTTTCCGGATTTTCTCTGCCAACTGTGGCTGCATCATGTTACCGGTACGTTTTTCCAGCAATGCTGCCAGTGAAATACCGTCCACCATATCCAACGGGTCAATGACGTTACCTTTGGATTTGGACATTTTCTGGCCTTCTTCATCACGAATCAGACCGGTCATATAAACAGTATGGAACGGAACCTGTGGTTTGCCATTCTCATCTTTGATGAAGTGCATGGTCAGCATGATCATGCGGGCAATCCAGAAGAAAATAATATCAAAGCCGCTCACCATCACACTGCTGGGGTGGAAGGCTTTCAGTTCTGGCGTCTGTTCCGGCCAACCGAGGGTGGAGAATGTCCACAATCCGGAGGAGAACCAGGTGTCCAGTACGTCTTCATCCTGCCTCAGTACCGTGTCATCGGTGATGTGGTTTTCACGGCGCACTTCCGCTTCATCACGGCCTACATAAATTTTGCCTTCGGCATCGTACCAGGCGGGAATACGGTGACCCCACCACAGTTGGCGGGAAATACACCAGTCCTGGATATCGCGCATCCAACCGAAGTACATATTTTCGTATTGCTTCGGTACAAACTGAATCTGGCCGTCTTCAACTGCTTCTACGGCGACTTTTGCCAGTGGTGCTGTGCGCACGTACCATTGGTCAGTCAGCATGGGTTCAATCACCACACCACCGCGATCGCCATAAGGAACGGTGTAGTCGTGTATTTTGATCTCTTCCAACAATCCGAGTTCATCAAAGGCCGCAACGACGGCTTTGCGGGCGGCAAAACGCTCTAACCCTCGCAACTGCGCCGGAATTTCATCACTGTAAACCGTGCTGCTTTCACCGTTGGTATCAAAAATTTCAGCTTCCTGACGGATATCGCCATCAAATGTCAGGACGTTGATCATTGGCAGTGCATGACGTTTGCCGACTTCATAGTCGTTGAAATCATGCGCCGGGGTGATTTTCACACAGCCGGTTCCTTTTTCCATGTCGGCGTGTTCATCGCCAAGAATTGGAATACGGCGGCCAATCAGCGGTAAGATTACTTCTTTGCCAATCAGATCGTTATAGCGAGGATCCTCTGGATTAACCGCCACGCCGGTATCGCCGAGCACGGTTTCCGGTCGGGTTGTGGCTACGACCAGGT contains the following coding sequences:
- a CDS encoding LysR family transcriptional regulator; translated protein: MSDWTQKLKVHHLRLLVCIGDQGNLSQVATMMNITQPALSKWLSALEEEIGLTLFERHSKGLRPSSGGRLMLEHARRILNDLERSRVDIEQFKQGSQGSLIVGCSPVATDCVAMALLPLTADYPTLRLHVVENVMTPLLQSLLSGKIDVAVGRVGGRALELPLNYRVLYTEPICFVSGRNHPLVQRSSISWHELLNYRWIVWPTGTPIRVSIDNALVEHGAMLPDDYLECSSMSVTLNMVQASEMVSILSWRLARRYEAQGQLAILPLPRIEQKGSVGVFWRKRETPSGVLQRFLTHLLATAGDDRN
- a CDS encoding aromatic acid/H+ symport family MFS transporter, which encodes MNKPRSMTIQEVIDAAPVSAFQWRVLVCCFLVVTLDGFDTAAIGFIAPAIRQEWQLDAARLAPLFGAGLFGLMLGALLFGPLADRFGRKNVMWLSVAFFGLMGVLSAFAPDMTTLTLLRFLTGLGLGGAMPNAITLTSEFVPARRRAGLVTLMFCGFTLGSALGGVVSAQWIPVLGWQGILILGGALPLALSLVLLWLLPESPRYRVLRGKQPEKVAEVLHNITGKDYHDVTFRLDENKAVTHSGKNAVTALFALGILPVTLLLWCVFFMSMLIIYSLSSWLPTMLNSGGIDLQHAAWVTTAFQIGGTAGALLIGQLMDRFNPYWTLAISYALGAGFIVLISTSEGSLWAMSLAVLGTGIGISGSQVGLNALSASLYPTHCRATGVSWSNAMGRCGAIIGSLSGGMLLAWQISFHVMLLVMALPALTAAIALIMLWMYGRRTAFAVNTAQVSALSKS
- the gtdA gene encoding gentisate 1,2-dioxygenase — translated: MYEINTTATDRREHFYQGISGLNLSPLWESLHRLVPQTPHTSSVPALWNYQQVRPFLMKSGELIGAKEAVRRVLVLENPALRGKSSITSSLYAGLQLIMPGEVAPSHRHTQSALRFIVEGQGAFTAVDGERTMMHPGDFILTPQWCWHDHGNPGNEPVVWLDGLDLPLVNFLGCGFAENYPEDQQPVIRPMGDYLPRYAANMLPVRYQSGNSSPIFNYRYDRSRDVLEQLSRNGDPDECEGFKLRYINPANGGHPMPTMATFMQLLPHGLTTQPIRATDSTIYHVVEGEGRVTIGQEQFIFAPKDIFVVPSWIPLSIESLADTVLFSFSDRPVQEALGLFREKRG
- a CDS encoding fumarylacetoacetate hydrolase family protein, whose product is MSQYVFPPAPQVAIPVVGSNTLFPVHRVYCVGRNYAAHAREMGFDPDREPPFFFCKPSDAVVPVLEGETLMLDYPAQTDNYHYEIELVVAIGKGGKDIPITEALSHVYGYATGLDMTRRDRQMDMRKMGRPWEIGKAFDRSAPIGPVHPVAGCPNIEQAAIWLQVNGEDRQRSGVNFLIWSVAETISYLSAFFELQPGDLIYTGTPEGVGPVVKGDTITCGVEGLTELTVAIR
- the maiA gene encoding maleylacetoacetate isomerase → MKLFTFFNSSASYRVRIALALKGIRYDAVGVNIRNGEQYHDDYLALNPMGVVPVLITDSGQQIGQSLAIIDYLDRRYPEPRLIPDDEQQRAQVLEIAFAIACDIHPVNNMRILHYLGDELDVSETEKKRWYAHWVKQGLGAVERLLERGDAGDYCVGGRVTLADCCLIPQWANAKRMGCDLSAYSYCQRIYQHCTVLPAFIAAVPERQADVIPA
- a CDS encoding PfkB family carbohydrate kinase encodes the protein MSIFHAKVPVVAIGGAVCDMVLSVERLPFSGEDIEAEDGGRQVGGCAFNVARALCQLQVPVINGMPVGNGHWGQMVEQAMTKLGLPVLLRNQERDNGWCLALAERDGNDRTFVSITGCESIWTPELLQRLSPPENALIYASGYELAGETGAALREWLLNQPQRKLLDPGPRIADIPATFFQALPGTNTMLTLNRDETRYLCGGGDTVAQASHYAKQNGLWLICRLDKAGAWICPPDAAAQEVPAYKVDVVDTIGAGDAHCGGLLAGLAADWSLHDAVDLANRVAACVVASQGAAGAPDWKELQQRFPDVHTNPGR
- a CDS encoding cytosine permease; amino-acid sequence: MGEIQQQDTYQQNKTWKVENTGIDLVPEAERTGNPMQLFWIWCAANIGILGIVYGAIIVSFGLSFIQSVLAAVVGVASFSLVGYTSFAGQTGRTSTLTLSRTIFGLQGNIAPTAFSWFNLIGWEAVNVITGTMTLAALFEALGFSASTTLTAVCLLLFAGLTIIVSLLGQNTLFMMQSWFSKIFGTMTLIVAVYILFDTPWAQVLSMPSGNWLTGFLPAVSVIAAGTGIGWTIAGADYSRYQSPTTSRNHLFYAVVGGACLPLVVLMLAGILLSSQLPDLASSANPIALIGTVLPPWMSVPYLLAATAGIVTIAVLSLYSASLNLLTIGIKVPQSIAVAIDAILMLGVSIYVLFVSGDFLTPFISFLIFCGVFLAAWAAMFILDYLWLRQHHGYNTAALFGLDGKNQGVRWVPLFCWALGALSGLMVTKTGFIDGPLAKGIFASSSLGIFISFGISLVTYALFLMIKPQEKQL
- a CDS encoding ADP-ribosylglycohydrolase family protein, which gives rise to MTAKRNPHDAILGCLYGQAVGDAMGMPSELWPQEKVRHYFGWISDFLPGPDENIAAKGFIAGEYTDDTQQAIALLNAVIEANGEVEPERIAKHILSWADHINAFEKNVLGPSSKAALNAIRTGISVHDIVANGVTNGAAMRIAPVGCLMATTDKMAFIDAVRQASSPTHKSDIAVAGAFAIAWAISRAIEGASWEEIKAELPVLTEEVQQQHITTFCPQLGRRIMQALTFVENLRDLPDPLALSELYDTLGAGMDTLESVPMALAIVELAATIPQRCAILAANLGGDTDTIGAMATAICGALHGISAFPAAWISTINQANSVDFIPLAAILSELRLKRSTPTWVKSSNKIHTSKTKHGK
- a CDS encoding GntR family transcriptional regulator, which gives rise to MQALLTKVRGILEQPSSAPRYMQLAAALELCIGQYNNLSGQFLPPERQIVQSLGLSRVTVSRSLALLEEKGLIVRQQGVGTRITQQLDYALNKEDVGFTAQIQQRGGIAGNIWLERTQLPIPSALIAEMKLSAGAMVTKLRRVRLLNDEPISLETVWIPQEWLPHPEEVELSLYQYWADRNIFPQNKRYRLRAVSCMPEIAEHLGVLAGTPLLLSRQHTYNAHGDLLEYCEIYCRSDIYEFQVSE